The Flavobacteriales bacterium genome contains the following window.
AATTTACTGCATTATCATTTTCTTCTTTACAATTAATAATTGCAGAATCCATTAAAGCTATTGCTTTTTTGTACGCTCCCTTTTCATAAGCTTTAACAGAATAATCGGTATACAAACAGTACTTATTATAGTTCTGCCCATAGCTAGATAAACCTACAAAAACTGTAGCTAATAAAAATGATATGTAGTTTTTAACTTTCATTTTCTTATAGCACATCTACAGCTAAACGCGTTAACGTTTGGCTAATAACCAATTCTTTCTTTTTAGCGTTGGATTTACTTATTTCAAAAGCCAACTTATTATCTTTAGATAAAAAATTAATAATAATACCATTATTTAACAGTCCTTTCTCTTCTCCTATTATTAACGTTTTATCTTTCTTCAATTTTTTTGCTAATGCTATTGCTGTTTCTTTATTATACGGTGAAACATACAATAAATGGGGGCTCTGTACTTTTTCTATTGAAGCGTAAAAAACCACTTCAATTTTTTGT
Protein-coding sequences here:
- a CDS encoding YfiR family protein; translation: MKYLLYILVFIIYSFSTVYGQSSAEKTNNKIKGIYVYQFAKNVDWPQKYKTGSFTIGVLGDKSFYEQLKGAYTGKQVGGQKIEVVFYASIEKVQSPHLLYVSPYNKETAIALAKKLKKDKTLIIGEEKGLLNNGIIINFLSKDNKLAFEISKSNAKKKELVISQTLTRLAVDVL